A part of Phoenix dactylifera cultivar Barhee BC4 chromosome 2, palm_55x_up_171113_PBpolish2nd_filt_p, whole genome shotgun sequence genomic DNA contains:
- the LOC103715458 gene encoding uncharacterized protein LOC103715458 has protein sequence MVAEPWIHKMRTALSLENSSSTSAAASREKREGSKPLQDGGDTVRILSFEVANAMSRAVNLYRSLSDSEIARLCSQTLASPAVRLLVSTNDSYILALALAEKLDDLNRVAAVASRLGRRCSHHALLGFEHVYSDLLAGRIDPAGLGFLSKDMDGTVRKMERFVSSTATLYIELEVLTQLEQSAKKFPPTPVHDETRRAVEQKIQGQRHDVRHLRDASLWNQTYDKVVLLLARAVCTIYSRIRHAFGESVLGLDCLVSDQSRQLSGQIIPSGHRTIHSGLLRSDASDGKSGQIPSQIGAEADSGINFRREGLRFRCGASAGRLFTECLNLGGSASWKDSDEHFDNESCLSRAATGASVPFSGEQGPNKSGKIGRSRFGPKSRLTALAPPSTVGGSALALHYANIIIIIEKFLCYPHLVGEEARDDLYQMLPSSLRLALRRNLKSCVKNLAIYDAPLAHDWKEALEKILSWLAPMAHNMIRWQTERNFEQQQIVLRTNVLLLETLYFADREKTEAAICELLVGLNYICRYEQQQNALLDCRSSLDPDDCMEWHMQY, from the coding sequence ATGGTGGCGGAGCCTTGGATCCACAAGATGCGGACCGCCTTATCCCTCGAAAACTCCTCCTCCActtccgccgccgcctccagggagaagagagagggctCGAAGCCACTGCAGGACGGCGGTGACACCGTTCGGATCCTCTCCTTCGAGGTCGCCAACGCCATGTCCCGGGCCGTCAACCTCTACCGCTCCCTCTCCGACTCCGAGATTGCGCGACTCTGCTCCCAGACCCTCGCCTCCCCAGCTGTCCGCCTCCTTGTCTCCACCAACGATTCGTACATCCTCGCGCTGGCCCTCGCTGAGAAGCTCGACGACCTCAACCGCGTCGCCGCCGTCGCCTCCCGCCTCGGCCGTCGCTGCTCCCACCACGCCCTCCTCGGCTTCGAGCACGTCTACTCCGACCTCCTCGCCGGCCGGATCGACCCCGCCGGCCTCGGCTTCCTCTCCAAGGACATGGACGGCACTGTCCGCAAGATGGAGCGCTTCGTCTCCTCCACCGCCACCCTCTACATCGAGCTCGAGGTCCTCACCCAGCTGGAGCAGTCGGCCAAGAAGTTCCCCCCAACGCCGGTCCACGACGAGACCCGCCGGGCCGTCGAGCAGAAGATCCAGGGGCAGCGGCACGACGTGCGGCACCTCCGGGACGCCTCCCTCTGGAACCAGACCTACGACAAGGTCGTCCTCCTCCTCGCCCGGGCGGTCTGCACCATCTATTCCCGTATCCGCCATGCGTTCGGTGAGTCTGTTCTCGGCTTGGATTGCCTGGTTTCCGATCAAAGTCGGCAACTTTCCGGCCAGATCATCCCCTCCGGTCACCGCACAATACATTCGGGGCTGCTTCGGTCAGACGCAAGCGATGGCAAGTCCGGGCAGATTCCAAGTCAGATTGGAGCTGAAGCCGATTCCGGCATAAATTTTCGCAGGGAGGGTCTCCGGTTCCGCTGCGGCGCCAGCGCCGGCAGGCTCTTCACGGAGTGCCTCAACTTGGGCGGCTCCGCTTCATGGAAGGACAGCGACGAGCATTTCGACAACGAGAGTTGCCTGAGCCGCGCTGCGACGGGCGCTTCCGTTCCCTTCAGTGGGGAACAGGGGCCGAACAAGAGCGGCAAGATCGGGCGGTCGCGGTTTGGGCCGAAGAGTAGATTGACAGCGCTCGCTCCGCCCTCCACAGTCGGCGGTTCGGCTCTTGCACTGCACTATGCGAATATTATAATCATCATCGAGAAGTTCCTTTGTTATCCACATCTAGTTGGGGAGGAAGCCAGGGATGATCTCTACCAGATGCTGCCCTCAAGCTTGAGGCTGGCTTTGAGAAGGAATCTCAAGTCTTGCGTCAAGAATCTAGCTATATATGATGCGCCTCTTGCGCATGATTGGAAGGAAGCACTCGAGAAAATATTGAGCTGGCTCGCGCCGATGGCTCATAACATGATCCGGTGGCAGACTGAGCGCAACTTCGAGCAGCAGCAGATTGTTTTGAGGACAAACGTTCTGCTGCTGGAAACATTGTATTTTGCCGATAGGGAGAAGACAGAAGCAGCTATATGTGAGCTTCTGGTTGGGTTGAACTATATTTGCCGGTATGAGCAGCAGCAGAATGCCTTGTTGGATTGTAGGAGTAGTTTGGACCCTGATGACTGTATGGAGTGGCATATGCAATACTAA